The sequence below is a genomic window from Zhongshania aliphaticivorans.
CGGCGTGTTTCGAGTGACAGATCTTATGGGCTTTTTGCTGACGCCAGATTTTTTGCACGGCGTATCGGTATCGGTTTTTGATGCGGCGGGGGGCACTCTTTACCGTAGTGATCACACCGATCCGCTGGGCCGCGGTGCATTGTTTGTTGAGCGCAGGATTTTGCGTGTGGCCGATCAGGAGTGGCTGTTTCAAACTGATGCTAATCAGTCATTTCTTGTCGGTACGCGGTCGGTGGTGCCATGGGGGATGCTGGCAGCGGGTTTGCTGTTTACTGGTTTGCTGGGAATGTCGTTTTTGGTGCTAACGGGCCAAAAGCACCGCTCTGAAGTGGTTGGCGATGAGCTTAAGTTTATGCTGGCTCAGCTGCAGGAGACTCAGGAGCATTTGGTCGAGGCAGAAAAAATGGCATCTTTGGGGGGCTTGGTAGCGGGGTTTGCCCACGAATTGAATACGCCACTTGGCATCGCTATCACCGCCGAATCGACGCTCTCAGCGGATTTGCAGCGTCTGCATGAAATACTTCCGGCATCGAGTGAGCCGTCGGTTGAGCTTTCTGAATTACTGCAACGTTTACAGGAAGCGTCGCGCATTGTGCTGGCTAATATACAGCGAGCAGGGAGTTTGATAAGCAGCTTTAAGCAGGTGTCTGTCGATCAGGCTACCGCGGAAACCCGAGATATTAATTTGCATGAATATCTAAGTGATGTGTTTGTGCATTTGTCGCCGAGTTATCGGCGTAGTGGTCATGAGGTGGTATTGGATTGTCCGCGGACAATATCCTTGCGGACTGTGCCGGGAGGTTTGGCGCAAGTGGTGATTAATTTATTAAATAATAGTTTGATACATGCATTTTCCGAAGGTGAGCACGGTCGGATTTCCCTGACGGTCAGTCAGCATGAATCGGGTGTTAATTTGGTGTTTAGCGATAATGGCATCGGCATGGCAGCTGAGCATGCCAAGAAGGTTTTTGAGCCCTTTTTTACGACTCGCCGTGGCGCTGGGGGTACCGGTTTGGGTTTGCACCTTGTCTACAATATTGTCCGGCAGCAATTGCAGGGGCAGATTAAGGTCAGTACGCAGCTGGGAAGGGGTATGCATTTTGATATCGCATTGCCGTTAGCGATAAATAAGTTTGTCGCGTAATTGTGGCTTATCTCTAGCGTTGCTGCCGCTGTATTATGGTGATTATTTGGGTGCGGGCCGGAGCCCTTTTAGAACTAAGTCCATAGAGGCGGCGACGTCGTCGGGGCTAATGCCGGGGGGCGGGCTGCTTAAGTGTTGGTGAAAAAGACCGATAATATGTGAGCGGATATGGCTGGCAATACACTCGGGGGGCAGTTCAGGTGTAACCAAACCCGCATTCTGGGCTTTTTCAATAAACTGGTTGATGTGCGCAAAGCTAACCTTTCTATTGTGCTCAATGTGGGCATTTAATAGTTCAGTTTCATTGCTTAGCGAGTAGCGAAGAACGAAGCGGGTAATCTGCGCGGCTGCTGGCGTGTGGTAGGTTCGGCTAAAAGCGTCTACAACAACTTGTTTTAAAGTGTCTAGCGAGAGGGTGTCGCTTTCCTTTGTATTGAGAGCTGCCATGGCTGCTTCTGTTGGTGCATTAACGCGGTTAATCATGGCGACTATTAGTGACTCTTTGTCGCTGAAATGCCAATAAATCGCACCTCGGGTCACGCCCGCTGCTGAGGCGATATCATCGAGCCGGGTTCTGCTAATACCTTGTTTGGCGAAAAGGTCTGCGGCGGCGTTTAATATGGCGCAGCGGGTAATTTCGGCGTCAGCTTTTGAGCGTCTCATGGCATTTTATATTCTTAGAAGTTTTTGATTCAAGTACTTTACATACATACGGGTATGTATGTAAAGTACTTGAATTATGGGAAATCTCCGTCAGAGGTTGCAGATGGTATTTGGTATTCAGTTCACCCCTCGGTCATTAATGCCTGTGTTTGCGCTGCTGATGGCGATTTTTGCGGTGAGTGGCTGCGATGATCAGCCGCAAGCTGCGCTTGAGCGGCCCGCCGTTGCGGTAAATGTGCTGCGGGCAGACGCGCACCCTGTGCCTATTGGCGGCTTGTATCCTGGGCGGGCGATGGGCTCTAAGGAAGTGCAGATACGAGCGCGAGTTGAGGGAATCTTACTGCGTAGAACATATACAGAAGGCCAGGCAGTGAAAGCCGGGCAGTTATTGTTTCAAATTGACTCTGCACCCTTTCAGGTGGCGCTTAATCGCAGCAAAGCGCAGTTGGCGCAGGCTAACGCAGGACTGTCCGCTGCAGCGCGGCGTTGGGAGCGTGCTGGCGAGCTTATCAAGACCAATGCAATTAGTCGTCGAGAGCGCGATGACGCGGAGTCTGATCTAAATTTTGCAAAGGCGGCGGTCCAGCTTGCTGAAGCAGAGGTTGAGGCTGCGCAGATCAACTTGGATTACACGCAGGTGCGGGCGCCAATTGCAGGTATGACGAGCCGTGAACAGTTATCAGAAGGCAGTCTCGTTGGACCAGGGAATAGTTTGCTTACTGAAATAACGCAGCTAGACCCGATACTCGTCAATGTTTCACTGCCAGATAAGCTGATGCTCAGTATTCGCCGAATGATTGAGCGTGGTGAGGTCGAGTTTGCCGAAGGCAAGCGCGAGGTAGAAATTATCCTTGGGCCAGATGATACCTATCCGTATCTTGGGCATGTCGATTTTACCGAAAGCGCAATAGATAAAATGACGGGTACCGTTCAATTGCGGGCTACCGTACCCAATCCCGATAGCAGTTTATTGCCGGGCCAATTTTTACGGGTGCGGCTGCACGGTTTGGTTAGTCTGCGATCTATTGTTGTGCCCGCACGGGCTATTATGCAGAGCGCTCAGGGTGTTTATGTGTATCGAGTTGATAAGGATAATCGCGCTGAAATCGTGAATGTGACGCTGGGCTTGGAGTCAGAAGAAGGCGTCATCATTGAATCTGGTTTAAATGTTGGCGATCTCGTTGTTGTTGACGGCGTATCAAGGGTACAGGCTGGTACATTGTTAGCGCCAACCGAAATAGTCGCTGAGGGCTCTGCCGAAGCTCTTGCTGTGGAAGGTAAAGCCCAGTGAGTGCGCGCTTTTTTATAGACCGGCCGGTATTGTCTATTGTTTTGTCCTTAATGATTTTATTGGCCGGTGCCACCGCAATGGGGCGTTTGCCTATTGCCTTGTATCCAGAGTTTTTGCCACCAGAAATAGTTGTTACGGCAAGTTACCCGGGTGCAAATGCTGAAACCTTAGCTGAAACCGTTGCGGCGCCGCTAGAGCAGCAAATTAATGGTGTAGACGGCATGCTGTATATGTCTACACAGGCGTCGAGTTCCGGTGTGGTGAGTATCAGCGTTGTTTTTGCCACCGGTACCGACCCTGATCAGGCTGCGATCAACGTTAGTAATCGCGTTGCGGTTGCCGAGAACCGGCTGCCAGAGGCGGTAAAGCGATTAGGTATTCAGGTCAGTAAGCGGTCGACCAGTATTTTGATGATCTACGCGCTAACCTCAGATAACCCCCAGTACGATGCAATTTACCTGAGTAATTACGCATTATTAAACATTGTTGACGAGCTGCGCCGGTTGCCCGGTATTGGCGATGCGCGCTTATTGGGCGCCAAAGACTATTCGATGCGAATATGGTTGCAGCCAGATCGTTTGGCTGAATTCGCCCTAACACCCGCCGATGTTGCCCGGGCGGTGAGTGAGCAAAACGCCAATTTTGCCGCTGGTAAATTTGCGGCTGAGCCCATGGTGAAGGAAGCGGCGTTTACTTACACCGTGACTACCCAGGGACGCTTAGCGACCGTGGCGGAATTTGAACACATTATTTTACGTTCAAGTAATTCTGGCGCCACGCTTCGTTTGGGTGACGTGGCGCGGGTGGAATTAGGGGCTAAGGACTACGCATTTCAAGGGGCATTTAATGGCCAACCGGCCGTTCCAGTTGCGATGTACCTGCAACCAGGGGCTAATGCTTTGGAGACTGGGGCCGAGGCACAGGCGGTACTAGCGGCCGTGCGGGAGAAACTGCCAGAGGGCATTAATCTCGATCTTGCTTTTGATACAACGGTGTTTGTCGAACACTCAATTAAAGAGGTGGTAGCAACATTTTTTGAAGCGCTGTTGCTGGTAGTGCTCGTCATGTTTTTGTTTCTGCAAAATGTGCGCGCGACGATTATTCCTCTGTTAGCGATTCCGGTATCGATTATCGGCACATTTGCCGGTTTATATATTGTCGGCTTTTCAATTAATTTACTGACGCTTTTCGGTCTTATTCTCGCCATTGGCATCGTGGTAGATGACGCGATTATCGTTATTGAAAATGTTGAGCGCATCATGGAAGAGCAGCATGTCGATGCCAATACCGCGGTTAAGCGAGCAATGGAGGAGGTCTCTGGGCCTTTAATTGCTATTGTATTGGTGCTTTGCGCTGTATTCCTTCCCGTTATTTTTATGGACGGCCTCACCGGTGAGATGTACCGGCAATTCGCCGTTTCTATTTCGGTTTCCGTTATTTTATCGGGTATCGTCGCGTTAACACTGACCCCAGCATTGTGCTCTATGATGCTAAAAACCAAAGATCACAAACCTGCGGAAAGTGGCTTTTTGGGCGGATTTAATCGCGGGTTTAACGGCCTTCGTAATGGCTATGTATCCGCTACCAGCTTGGTACTTAATCACCGAGTATTGGGCTTGTTGATGTTTTCTGCCCTAATGGCCTCAATGTGGCTTTTGTTCCAAACCGTTCCGAAAGGTTTGGTTCCGGCAGAAGATCAAGGTTACGTCATTATGGTGTACAAAACGCCACCGGCAGCGTCGCTGTCGCGTACGGTGGCGGTAACCGATCCGATGAATCAACGCATTCTTAAGGAAGATGAAGTCAAAGGTGTGATGACCTTTGCCGGCTTTGATATTTTGTCGTCTGCCCAGAAAACCAACGCGGGCGTGTCGTTTGTTATGCTCAAAGATTGGTCTGAACGTCCAGAGGCGGCGCAAAGCTCTGTCGCAGTGGCGCAGCGCCTGCCACGCTTGGGTGATGACCTGCTTGACGGCGTGATGTTTGCGTTTAACCCGCCGCCAATTATTGGTTTAAGTACCACGGGTGGCTTTGAGTTGTATGTGCAAAACCGTGGCGACAGTGATATGGCGATCATGGCTGAGGAGTTAAATCGCTTTATTCAAAAAGCCAATGAGCAGCCGGAGCTACAGGGGGTGTACAGTACTTTCGATATTAATACCCCACAGTATCGCCTGTTTTTAGATAGAGAGAAGGCGCTGAGTCTTGGCGTGCCGGTCGCAGATGTGTTCAGTACAATGCAGGCGACGTTTGGTAGCTTGTACGTAAATGACTTCACATTATTTGGTCGTAGTTTCCAGGTAAACCTGCAATCTGAAGAGGACTTTCGCGGCAGTCCGGAAGATTTAAGTAAAGTATTTGTGCGCTCGGTGAGTGGTAATCTGGTCTCCTTGCGAACATTGCTGCGTGTCGAGCGGATTGTTGGTCCAGATGCGGTAAGCAGATTTAACGGCTTTCCGGCTGCCAAGGTGTTGGGTAACCCCGCGCAAGGATACAGTTCCGGTGATGCTATTGCGGCGCTCGATCGCGTCGCGGCCGATATTCTGGGACGTAATTTTACCTTGGGTTGGGTGGGTAGCTCCTATCAGGAGAAGGCCTCTGGCGGCTCTGGTGGCCAGGCATTTGTTTTAGCGGTGTTGATGGTGTTCCTTATTCTCGCGGCGCAGTACGAGCGTTGGATGGTTCCCGCGGCGGTTATTTTGGCAGTACCTTTTGCGATATTAGGCGCTATTGCCGCAACGTGGATGCGAGGTCTGGAAAACGATATTTATTTCCAAATTGGCTTGGTGTGCTTGATCGGTTTGGCGAGTAAAAATGCCATCTTAATTGTAGAATTTGCAATGCAAAAGCAGCGCCAGGGTATGTCGCTCGCCGACGCAGCAGTAGATGCTATTCGTCTGCGCTTTCGTCCAATTGTAATGACCTCTTTGGCCTTTACGCTCGGCTGCTTACCATTAGCGCTGGCCAGTGGTGCCGGGGCGGGGAGTCGCGTCTCACTCGGTACGGGGGTTATTGGTGGTATGTTGGTGGCCACATTTGTGGCGACGGTCTTTGTGCCTTTATTTTACGTTTTGTTTGCTGGTCTTGGTGAAAAGTTCAAGCGCGCCAAATAATGGCGCGCTTCATTGACTTGAATAAAAGGCAGCGATTACTAGGTTTATACTCTAGCTGCCTTGCATCCGAGCACTAAAATCCCAATCTGATTGACTGGTTATTTTTAAATGAATTGCATACTCATCGGCGCGGCGGCTGAGCAGCCATTGGCTTAAGCCCGGTTGACTGTCACCGAGGTAACGGGCGATTAAGCTGCTTAATACCACGCCCTCTGAGTCGCTTTTTAAGCTTGCTATTGCCTTGCCGCGCACGCCTTTATAGGGCACAGAGTTAACTGACACTTCAAATGCACAGTTAGGGTTGGCTTTTAATAAGCGAATAATTTTTGCGGATGCGTGGCTTGCGCACAGCAACTCACCCTCTTGATAAATAAACCACAGCGAGCAAATCACTGGGAAGCCGTCTTTGTCGATAGCAGCAAGTCGTATAGGGACTAGGCTGTTATTTAAGAATTCCGTCGTGTCCATAATTGCTCCGGTACTCGTAGATTACTTAGGGTTTTAATAGACGTATGCCTTGGCCCTCGATATCGATGCGTTTCTGCTTGTATAAGCGGCCTATGGCTTGTTTGAAAATCTTTTTGCTGACGCCAAACAAACTATAGATTGCTTCTGGTGGGCTTTTGTCGCCGACGGCAAGAAAGCCGTCATTGGCTTCAAGTTGGGCAATGATCTTGGCTGCAATATCGTTGCCGCCAATATTAATAGGTTGGATGCTGAGGTCGATTCGGCCGTCGTCGCGAACCTTTTTAACATAGGCAGTAAGTGTTTCGCCTTTGCGCAGTGGTCGGATTAAGTCGCTATCGTAGAGTAGGCCCCAGTATCCATTGTCGATAACCGCTTTATATCCAAGCTCTGTTTTACCGGCAACGATAACGTCGAAGCGTTGGCCTCGGCTTAAGTGAGGGGCAGTATCTTCGATAAACTCGTCGAGCTTCATTGACGCGACAATACGGTAACTTTTGTCTAAGTAAATTTTGACCAGGGCTTTTTTGCCTGCGGTGATTTCACCCATATGCTCGGCATAGGGTAGCAGCAGCTCTTTATCTAGCCCCCAGTCCAAAAAAGCACCGGTATCATTGATCTGGGCGATTTTTAACAGGGCAACATCCCCTAATTGCGCCAGTGGCGTTTTACTGCTCGCAATTAAGCTGCCATCACTGTGGTGGTGAATAAAGCCGTCGACAATATCGCCGATTTGGCAATTCTCAGGGGCATTTTTTCGACTCAGGAAAATGTCGCCTAAGTCGCCGCCATCGAGATAAAAGCCAGCAGGTGATTGGCGGCTCACCGTAAGCCGGTTAACGCGACCGATGTCGGGCATTAATACTTCCTCAGAGGATTTAGCCGCAAGTCTAGTGCGACTTGCGGCTTGAGTACAGTAGGAAAAGTTGGCAGGTAAAGCGAGCGGCGACAAGTTTGGCCCCGATGCGCAGCTAAGTGGCGTGGCGTCTTATCATGGCTATGGCTGGAATGCTGTCATTATTGCGGTTTGGGGAATCATGTCTACGGTGGTTGGCACGAGCAAGCGCCTTAAATGAGGCGTCTGTATAAGCCGGTATTTTACTATATGAAACCGGCGGGGAGGTGAAGTTTGGCGCTGATAACACGGCGTATTTGGCCATTGATCGCTGTCATTTAATTTCCACTAGTCTGACTTATTTACTTCGAATAGTTTGCGGCGCACTGCACGACGATATTCACCAGGGCTGCTTGTGTTGTGTTGCTTAAATAGACGGCAGAAATAGCTGCTGTCGTTATAACCACATTGCTGACCTATTTCCTCAATGGAAAGATTGCTGTTTTGCAGGAGGTCTTGAGCTAATTCTAAGCGCATTTTCTGCATGTATTGCAGAGGCGGTAGGCCAGTGACTTGCCTAAACCGGCGATGAAAGCTGCGCTCGCTGAGGCCGCTGAGGTGGGCAAGGTCTTTGATGTTAAATGCTTCGTTCAGGTGTCGTGCCAGCCAGTTTTGGGCGAGGGCAATCGTTTCATCGCGGTGCAGGTCATTGCGGTCAACTCGGTAGCTGTTCCGGGAGAACGGGCGACGGCTTTCTGGAGAGAACTGCTGGGCTACCCGACGGGCAATTGACGCGCCCCAATAGCGGTCAATGAGGTGTATCACTAAGTCCGCTGCTGAGTTAACGCTACCAGTGCAGAAAAGGTTGTCTGCTTGGGTAATGAGGTAATCGCGATGCAGGATTACTTGCGGGTAGCGGTTAGCGAAGTCGTCGAAATAGTGCCAGTGAGTGGTTGCTACTCGTTTGTTTAGCAATCCCGCCTCAGCGAGAAAATAGCTGGCATTACCTACAGCGCAAATATCAGCGCCGCGCCGTTCCTGCCGTTTTAACCAATCTTGGATTTCAGGGCGGGTAGGTGCACCTCGGTGAGGATGTCGCCAACGGCTGGGAATAATGATGAGGTCGTAATTTTCGTCGACGCAAAGTGTGGTGTTGGGGGTGATTTGCATGCCCCCTGACACGTGAATAGGCGCCGGGTCTAATCCGATAATTTCAATTTCAAGCAGGGGAGCACGGTCTTTTAGTTTAGACACGCTGTTCGCCGCCGTTAAAAGCTCCATTGGCAAGCTAATACTCGTGGCAAGGGCGTCGTGAAAAGCGAAAAGGGCGACTCGTTTCATGGCTGGCACATATGTCTCATTTTTTGGCGATTATATTATATTTCAATTAGCCTAACATCGTTAGACTACTCACTGAAATAGCAATCGCTAAAGATAAGGAATAAGTGTGAGTAAGCTTCCCGTAATTGTTGGTTTTGGTGGCGTTAATCCCGCCGGTCGTAGCTCTTTTCATCATGGTTATCGGCGAATGGTCATCGACGCGCTATCTCAGGAGAAGGCGACACAGACCTTCCGGAGTCTATCAGCCATTATGGGTTTACCACCAGAAATGGCCGGTGACGAGGCGCAGCGCCGGTATATTCTGGAACACACCCTTATCCGTAAGATCGAAGGCAATGTTTTTAACACCGACCAAGTGGGTTGGAATAAACGCATGGCCTTGAGCGGCTGTGACGGTGATTTACAGTTTGTTACTCGGGCGCGGGATTTGCCCGATGAGCTTCCCGCCGGATGGGCTGTGCAAGAACTCGGCGGCGGTAAGGTATCGGTCAAAATTAGTGATGGTTGTAATATTTTGCTGCCGACCACCCGCAAGATAGAGGTCTCTTCGGCGGGACAATTTCCGACGGGCTTTGATCCCAGTGCATTGTATGCGTCGCGGAGCCATCCGCGGGGTTTACAGCTCGCAATTTGCGGTGTTTCCGACGCGCTGAACGCCATGGGAATTGAGTGGCAAACGGTGATGGATCGCATAAAGCCTGACCAAATGGGGGTGTATGCCAGCTCGGCGATGGCGCAGCTTGATGACAATGGCTTCGGCGGTTTGCTGTCGGCTCGTGCCAATGGCGGCAGGGTGAGCTCGAAAAACTTGGCGCTTGGCTTGGCGGATATGCCAGCCGATTTTGTTAGTGCCTATGTGTTGGGTAGTGTGGGTACCAGTGGGCCTAGCTTAGGCGCTTGCGCTACGTTTTTTTATAATTTGCGTCAAGCCGTGAATGAAATACGCAGCGGTAAAATTCGCGTCGCTGTCGTTGGTGTGGCCGAGTCAGCTGTTGATCCAAATATTATTGATGGCTATTACACCATGGGTGCGCTTGCTTCAGATGCCGATTTGTTGAAGCTAGATGCCGATAAAGGTTTAAGCGAGCCCGATCACCGCCGGGCCAGTCGTCCCTTTAGTAGTAACTGCGGGTTTACTGTTTCTGAATCATCTCAGTTTATTGTGCTCTTTGATGATGATTTGGCGATGGAGTTGGGCGCGCAAATACACGGTTCGGTACCTGATGTGTTTGTTAATGCCGACGGCTATAAAAAATCGATTTCTTCGCCTGGTGTTGGCAATTACCTCACTGTTGCAAAGGCGCTGGCCGCTGCGGCGGGCATTATTGGCGATAAAGCGATTAAACATCGTAGTTTTGTGCAGTCTCATGGCACCAGTACCCCGCAAAACCGGGTGTCTGAATCTCATATCCTCAATGAAGTTGCCAAAACCTTTGGTATTGAAAAATGGCCGGTGGCGGCGATCAAGGCCTATATTGGTCACAGCATTGGCGCGGCTTCTGGCGACCAATTAATTGCCAGCTTAGGGGTGTGGAACGACAATATTATTCCAGGCATAAGTACGATTGATCACATTGCCGACGACGTACACAGTAGCAACTTGCGTTTGCAGAAGGAGCATTTAGAAGTTGAGCCTGATAGCTTAGATGTTGCGGTTTTAAATGCCAAAGGCTTTGGTGGCAACAATGCCTCGGCAACGCTATTGTCGCCGACCTTAAGTAAGAAATTACTGCAGGGCCGCCACGGCGATAAAGCTTGGCAGAGTTATCTTGGGCGCCAGGAGCAAAGTCGTGACCGCGCGGCCGCTTATGATAATAAGGCGAGTGAGACCGGTTTTAATGTGTTGTATAAATTCGGTGAAAATGTACTGGGCGGTGAAGACTTGAATATGAGTCGCGATGGTATTGGTATTAAAGGCTGGGCCGAAAAAGTAGATCTAAACATGGAATCGCCCTTTGCCCAATGGCTGAAATAGGCGGTATACGGGAAATGAACATGTCCTTCAGGGAAAATACGGATATAGCTTAACGTTGCCCTATGGCTAAATGGCACCAGTGTAATTGGTATAAGGCCAGAGGATTATGAGAGAGTTTGTTCGTCATCCAAGTGATATACCGCTGGACGTGAAAATACTGAGCGAAGCTGGGGCACGCCATGCGCATATGCATGATGTGAGTATGGCCGGTTTGTCCTGTTTAGTTGCCCGTGAGATTAAAGCCGGAAGTCGAGTGGAGTTTTATGTGCCCTCGATCTCGGAGGAATCAAGTGGTCGTGGTACTGTGGTTTGGTGTCGGCCGCAGCGCGAAAAATACCAGTTAGGTATTCAGTTTCACGCTGGGAAAGATGTATTTCGGGCGAGAATGGTCGAGCAATTGTGTCAAATTGAGCATTATCGGCGTGAAGTAGAGCAGTTAGAGTCGCGTATCCTTAGCAGCGAGGAGGCCGCTGAGGAGTGGATATCTCTTTACGCCGCCGATTTTGACCGCTTATTTCCCCTAGAATAGATGTTTTCAATGAGAATATTTTAGCTCTGGTGTCCAGTCAGGCGTTATTGCTCAAGACAGCACTTTGAATTCATGGTTGAATATATCCCCCGCAATGTCGGGGGATTTTTTTTGCTTAAGGATATCTACCATGAAGCACGAGGCAACGGCCCGAGTCGTTATTGATCTGCCCCGGGAAGAGGCGTGGGCTTTGCTAAAAGACTTGTCGCTGGCCCACAACTATGTTCCTGCGGTTACCCGCACTGAAATAACCAGCGAGAATGCGAGCGGTTTAGGCGCAAGTCGGCGGGTGTATCAGCGCTCTGGAAAAGGCATGGATGAGACCGTGACCGAATGGAACGAAGGCCATGGTTTTGTTATTCGCTTGCATAAAGGTGATAAAGGCGCGCCGCCGCCATTTCGGCAGGCGATATTTCGCTATCGGATTGAAGACGCTGGCCACAGTCGTACCGCTTTAACAGCCAGTCTTGCTTTTGATATGCGCTGGGGGCCACTTGGGCGTATTTTATACGAACGTTTACTGCGCAAAGTATTTCGCGGCGTAATTTACGATATTGCACTTAGCATGAAGCAATTCTATGAGTCGGGCGAGGCTGTGAGCAGTGGTCAGCTAAAGCAGTTGCGCATTGGCGCGAGGCAAGAAGTTTAATGGATGCGCTTGATTTACTTAAAAGCCGTAACTCTGCTGCCAAGCTAGCAAGCCCTGCTCCTACAGAGCAAGAATTGGCCGAAATTTACGCGGCGGCAATGCGCGCCCCAGATCACAGCCGCTTGCGGCCGTGGCGGTTTTTGCAAATTCGGGGAGCGGGTTTGGCCGCCGTCGGGGATTTGTTTGCCGAGGCGGCCTTGCGGCGAGAGCCTGCAATCGGCGAAGCCGAACTGCAGCGTTTCCGACAGCAACCGCTGCGCGCGCCGCTTATTATTGTGGTTATTAGCTGCATACAAGAGCATCTAAAAGTCCCTCGTATTGAACAGCAAATGTCGGCAGCCTGCGCGGCCCATGGCATTTTATTGGCGACAGACGCGCTAGGTTATGCGGGTATTTGGCGCACCGGCGCCAATGCTTTTGATGCCCATGTTATGGCGGGTTTAGGACTTTCGGCCAATGAAGAAATAGCGGGGTTTA
It includes:
- a CDS encoding PilZ domain-containing protein gives rise to the protein MREFVRHPSDIPLDVKILSEAGARHAHMHDVSMAGLSCLVAREIKAGSRVEFYVPSISEESSGRGTVVWCRPQREKYQLGIQFHAGKDVFRARMVEQLCQIEHYRREVEQLESRILSSEEAAEEWISLYAADFDRLFPLE
- a CDS encoding SRPBCC family protein: MKHEATARVVIDLPREEAWALLKDLSLAHNYVPAVTRTEITSENASGLGASRRVYQRSGKGMDETVTEWNEGHGFVIRLHKGDKGAPPPFRQAIFRYRIEDAGHSRTALTASLAFDMRWGPLGRILYERLLRKVFRGVIYDIALSMKQFYESGEAVSSGQLKQLRIGARQEV
- a CDS encoding nitroreductase family protein; the encoded protein is MDALDLLKSRNSAAKLASPAPTEQELAEIYAAAMRAPDHSRLRPWRFLQIRGAGLAAVGDLFAEAALRREPAIGEAELQRFRQQPLRAPLIIVVISCIQEHLKVPRIEQQMSAACAAHGILLATDALGYAGIWRTGANAFDAHVMAGLGLSANEEIAGFIYIGSRDGRAKPLPALEMADYVKDWR